From the Tripterygium wilfordii isolate XIE 37 chromosome 6, ASM1340144v1, whole genome shotgun sequence genome, one window contains:
- the LOC120000793 gene encoding serine/threonine-protein phosphatase PP1 isoform X1, protein MMMMMTMEGMMDKGILDDIIRRLLEGKGGKQVQLSEGEIRQLCVNARQIFLSQPILVEIHAPIRICGDIHGQYQDMLRLFEYGGYPPTANYLFLGDYVDRGKQSLETICLLLAYKIRYPDRIYMLRGNHEDAKINRIYGFYDECKRRFNVRLWKIFTDCFNCLPVAALIDEKILCMHGGLSPELKNLDQIRELARPTEIPDSGLLCDLLWSDPDPKLEGWADSDRGVSCTFGADRVAEFLEKNDLDLICRGHQVVEDGYEFFAKRRLVTIFSAPNYGGEFDNAGALLSVDEGLVCSFEILKPVFETKASPSGSKVTLKKVPKAGRV, encoded by the exons atgatgatgatgatgacgatggaGGGAATGATGGATAAGGGAATATTGGATGATATAATTAGGAGGCTATTGGAAGGGAAAGGAGGCAAGCAGGTGCAGCTATCAGAGGGAGAGATCCGCCAGCTATGTGTTAATGCTCGCCAAATCTTCCTCTCTCAGCCCATTCTTGTCGAGATTCATGCTCCCATCCGCATATGTG GTGACATACATGGGCAATATCAGGACATGTTAAGATTATTTGAATATGGTGGCTATCCACCTACTGCAAACTACCTCTTTCTTGGGGATTATGTAGATCGAGGCAAGCAAAGTTTGGAGACCATTTGTTTGCTCCTGGCCTACAAGATAAGATATCCTGATAGAATTTATATGTTGAGGGGAAACCATGAAGATGCGAAGATCAATCGTATTTATGGATTTTACGACGAGTGTAAAAGGAGATTTAATGTTAGGCTTTGGAAAATATTTACGGATTGCTTTAATTGTTTGCCTGTGGCTGCACTTATTGATGAGAAGATACTTTGTATGCATGGAGGGCTATCTCCAGAATTAAAAAATTTGGATCAAATAAGGGAACTTGCGAGGCCAACTGAAATTCCAGATAGCGGTCTCCTCTGTGATCTTCTTTGGTCTGATCCTGACCCTAAGCTTGAAGGGTGGGCAGATAGCGATAGAGGTGTTTCATGTACTTTTGGAGCTGATAGGGTTGCAGAGTTTTTGGAGAAGAACGATCTTGATCTCATTTGTCGAGGTCATCAG GTGGTAGAGGATGGGTATGAGTTTTTTGCCAAACGAAGATTGGTCACAATATTTTCAGCTCCAAACTACGGTGGGGAGTTCGATAATGCaggtgctctattgagtgttgatGAAGGTCTAGTGTGTTCCTTTGAGATATTGAAACCAGTTTTTGAGACTAAAGCATCACCTAGCGGTTCCAAGGTGACTCTTAAGAAG GTTCCTAAAGCTGGGAGGGTCTAA
- the LOC120000793 gene encoding serine/threonine-protein phosphatase PP1 isozyme 8 isoform X2, which produces MMMMMTMEGMMDKGILDDIIRRLLEGKGGKQVQLSEGEIRQLCVNARQIFLSQPILVEIHAPIRICGDIHGQYQDMLRLFEYGGYPPTANYLFLGDYVDRGKQSLETICLLLAYKIRYPDRIYMLRGNHEDAKINRIYGFYDECKRRFNVRLWKIFTDCFNCLPVAALIDEKILCMHGGLSPELKNLDQIRELARPTEIPDSGLLCDLLWSDPDPKLEGWADSDRGVSCTFGADRVAEFLEKNDLDLICRGHQTYLQAFLSHQPTELLKGCDRFPCIDDS; this is translated from the exons atgatgatgatgatgacgatggaGGGAATGATGGATAAGGGAATATTGGATGATATAATTAGGAGGCTATTGGAAGGGAAAGGAGGCAAGCAGGTGCAGCTATCAGAGGGAGAGATCCGCCAGCTATGTGTTAATGCTCGCCAAATCTTCCTCTCTCAGCCCATTCTTGTCGAGATTCATGCTCCCATCCGCATATGTG GTGACATACATGGGCAATATCAGGACATGTTAAGATTATTTGAATATGGTGGCTATCCACCTACTGCAAACTACCTCTTTCTTGGGGATTATGTAGATCGAGGCAAGCAAAGTTTGGAGACCATTTGTTTGCTCCTGGCCTACAAGATAAGATATCCTGATAGAATTTATATGTTGAGGGGAAACCATGAAGATGCGAAGATCAATCGTATTTATGGATTTTACGACGAGTGTAAAAGGAGATTTAATGTTAGGCTTTGGAAAATATTTACGGATTGCTTTAATTGTTTGCCTGTGGCTGCACTTATTGATGAGAAGATACTTTGTATGCATGGAGGGCTATCTCCAGAATTAAAAAATTTGGATCAAATAAGGGAACTTGCGAGGCCAACTGAAATTCCAGATAGCGGTCTCCTCTGTGATCTTCTTTGGTCTGATCCTGACCCTAAGCTTGAAGGGTGGGCAGATAGCGATAGAGGTGTTTCATGTACTTTTGGAGCTGATAGGGTTGCAGAGTTTTTGGAGAAGAACGATCTTGATCTCATTTGTCGAGGTCATCAG ACGTATCTCCAGGCTTTCTTAAGCCATCAACCGACCGAGCTATTAAAAGGTTGCGACAGATTTCCTTGCATTGATGATTCTTAA
- the LOC119999455 gene encoding uncharacterized protein LOC119999455 — protein sequence MDFPCRLAHSPYTVACRDMKTCYGFLILLLLPNLLLPISSAKSDEVCISQGGRFPPFSAEGKPPKRVGKGSKDLTLCRVFRRKTCCDVSQTHPALLSIRRLASSGEASQECLQLWELLECSICDPRIGVQKGPPLICASFCDRVYQACTDAYFSMDAKAQVLAPCGVNDFVCGRAAEWVSNGTELCKAAGFTIKLIDFGTEETSCYGGKASLDSIANSWRKSEVSKRASKGEVLKDFEQWVEEMPFWERVSWAVGGMVLTAGLLFASKRRTRNQRQKLAAIQRTVRKLEGNNQNSPTNQGNRKGVRR from the exons ATGGACTTCCCATGTCGTCTTGCTCATTCTCCGTATACTGTAGCCTGTAGGGATATGAAAACCTGTTATGGGTTCTTGATTTTGCTGCTCCTCCCGAATCTCTTACTCCCAATTTCATCCG CGAAAtctgatgaagtgtgcatttcTCAAGGGGGTCGTTTTCCACCGTTCTCAGCTGAAGGTAAACCACCAAAAAGAGTAGGCAAGGGTTCCAAAGATTTGACCTTGTGTAGGGTATTCCGTAGAAAGACTTGCTGCGACGTATCTCAAACACATCCAGCTTTGCTATCTATTAGGAGGCTGGCTTCTTCTGGGGAAGCCAGCCAAGAGTGCTTGCAGTTATGGGAATTATTGGAGTGTTCCATATGTGATCCACGAATTGGTGTACAAAAGGGACCTCCTCTTATATGTGCATCTTTTTGTGACAGAGTCTATCAAGCATGCACTGATGCTTATTTCTCTATGGATGCCAAGGCACAG GTTCTTGCACCTTGTGGGGTGAATGACTTTGTTTGTGGTAGAGCTGCTGAATGGGTCTCTAATGGCACTGAGCTCTGCAAAGCTGCCGGTTTTACTATTAAATTGATAGACTTTGGCACTGAGGAAACATCTTGTTATGGTGGTAAAGCTAGTCTAGATTCTATTGCTAATTCATGGAGGAAGTCTGAGGTGTCCAAGAGAGCTTCAAAAGGAGAGGTGTTAAAAGATTTTGAGCAGTGGGTGGAGGAAATGCCATTTTGGGAAAGAGTTTCTTGGGCGGTTGGAGGGATGGTTCTCACAGCAGGATTGCTGTTTGCGAG TAAAAGGAGGACCCGCAACCAGCGTCAAAAGCTAGCAGCTATTCAACGAACTGTGAGGAAACTAGAAGGCAACAACCAGAACTCTCCTACTAATCAAGGAAATAGGAAAGGAGTCCGAAGATGA